The following coding sequences are from one Hippopotamus amphibius kiboko isolate mHipAmp2 chromosome 9, mHipAmp2.hap2, whole genome shotgun sequence window:
- the LOC130829484 gene encoding ferritin heavy chain translates to MTTASPSQVRQNYHQDSEAAINRQINLELYASYVYLSMSYYFDRDDVALKNFAKYFLHQSHEEREHAEKLMKLQNQRGGRIFLQDIKKPDRDDWENGLNAMECALHLEKNVNQALLELHKLATDKNDPHLCDFIETHYLNEQVKSIKELGDHVTNLRKMGAPGSGMAEYLFDKHTLGSSDSES, encoded by the coding sequence ATGACGACCGCGTCCCCCTCGCAGGTGCGCCAGAACTACCACCAGGACTCGGAGGCCGCCATCAACCGCCAGATCAACCTGGAGCTCTATGCCTCCTACGTCTACCTGTCCATGTCATACTATTTTGACCGCGATGATGTGGCTTTGAAGAACTTTGCCAAATACTTTCTTCACCAATCTCATGAAGAAAGGGAACATGCTGAGAAGCTGATGAAGCTGCAGAACCAGCGGGGTGGCCGAATCTTCCTTCAGGATATCAAGAAACCAGACCGTGACGACTGGGAGAATGGGCTGAACGCAATGGAATGTGCGCTacacttggaaaaaaatgtgaatcaggCACTACTGGAACTGCACAAACTGGCCACTGACAAAAATGACCCCCATTTGTGTGACTTCATCGAGACGCATTACCTGAATGAGCAGGTGAAATCCATCAAAGAATTGGGTGACCATGTAACCAACTTGCGCAAGATGGGGGCCCCCGGATCTGGCATGGCAGAGTATCTCTTTGACAAGCACACCCTGGGAAGCAGTGATAGCGAGAGCTAA